A stretch of Desulfobacter hydrogenophilus DNA encodes these proteins:
- the uvrC gene encoding excinuclease ABC subunit UvrC — translation MISEKIKEKYDQAPHAPGVYLMRDKKGKILYVGKAKDLKKRLASYFVRKDQPEPKTAALLALVADFDLVVTQSDQEAFILESNLIKKESPKYNVLLKDGKNYPLLRIDMNEPYPSIQRVRRIEKDKALYFGPYSSSKSVNQTLKQIQRIFKLRKCRDAQFKNRSRPCLNYQIKACLGLCCNEVDPVEYQARVKDAVLFLRGRTREVIKKLRLEMAEYSAAQAFEKAAQARDTIFAVERIMERQVVVCADGQDRDVLGLAWKRDRAVVTVMQVRSGHLINTTYYPLDLGFKDPDEVLAAFVTQYYEKAAQIPGFVLFSHPSDDMDRAEARLNEVADHRVHFHSPIRGEKKRLGDMARLNAKAELEKILSREEEARAGLTMLQHLLGMDRPPERMECFDNSNLQGKDPVAAMVVFSGGRPDKNAYRKFIIKDIDHQDDYAYMTHVLSRRFRHDREDMPLPDLLVVDGGKGQLSMAVSVVMELGLEGMFTLAGLAKKDADKGEKADKVYLPGRSNPLNTAQSAKALFLLEQIRDEAHRSAITFQRSRREKRGKLSVLDGIAGIGPKKKKLLLTTFKGIDNIRKQSPETLASLPGITPAMAENLLQVLSELKFPEN, via the coding sequence ATGATTTCTGAGAAAATAAAAGAAAAATACGACCAGGCTCCCCATGCCCCCGGGGTTTATCTCATGCGGGACAAAAAGGGAAAGATTCTTTATGTGGGCAAGGCCAAGGATTTAAAAAAGCGGCTGGCCTCATATTTTGTAAGAAAGGATCAGCCTGAGCCCAAGACCGCAGCGCTTCTGGCCCTGGTGGCTGATTTTGATCTGGTCGTCACCCAGTCCGATCAGGAGGCCTTTATCCTGGAATCCAACCTGATCAAAAAAGAATCCCCTAAATATAATGTTCTTCTTAAAGACGGCAAAAACTATCCATTGCTGCGCATTGACATGAATGAGCCCTATCCTTCCATCCAGCGGGTACGACGCATTGAGAAGGATAAAGCCTTGTATTTCGGGCCGTATTCTTCCTCCAAGAGTGTGAACCAAACGTTAAAGCAGATCCAGCGGATTTTTAAACTTCGAAAGTGCCGGGACGCCCAGTTTAAAAATCGGTCCCGGCCCTGTCTGAATTATCAGATCAAGGCATGCCTGGGGCTTTGCTGCAATGAGGTGGACCCCGTGGAATATCAGGCCAGGGTTAAGGATGCAGTTTTGTTTCTTAGGGGGCGGACCCGGGAGGTGATCAAAAAACTGCGCCTTGAGATGGCGGAATATTCAGCTGCCCAGGCTTTTGAAAAGGCCGCCCAGGCCCGGGATACCATCTTTGCCGTGGAACGGATCATGGAGCGCCAGGTGGTGGTGTGTGCGGACGGACAGGACCGGGATGTGCTCGGACTTGCCTGGAAGCGGGATCGGGCTGTGGTGACCGTGATGCAGGTAAGGTCCGGACATCTGATAAACACGACCTATTACCCTTTGGACCTGGGATTTAAGGACCCGGATGAGGTTTTGGCCGCCTTTGTGACCCAGTATTATGAGAAAGCCGCTCAGATTCCGGGATTCGTTCTGTTCAGCCATCCATCTGATGACATGGACCGGGCCGAAGCCCGGCTCAATGAAGTGGCTGATCACCGGGTTCATTTTCATTCTCCGATTCGCGGAGAAAAGAAACGGCTTGGGGACATGGCCCGGCTTAACGCAAAGGCAGAGCTTGAAAAAATTTTATCCAGGGAGGAGGAGGCCCGGGCAGGGCTTACCATGCTTCAGCACCTTCTGGGTATGGACCGGCCGCCCGAACGTATGGAGTGTTTTGACAACTCCAATCTCCAGGGAAAAGATCCCGTCGCAGCGATGGTGGTATTCTCCGGCGGCAGGCCTGATAAAAATGCTTACCGTAAATTTATTATAAAGGATATTGACCACCAGGATGACTATGCCTATATGACCCATGTTCTTTCTCGCCGATTCCGGCACGATCGGGAAGATATGCCCCTGCCGGATTTGCTGGTGGTGGACGGAGGAAAAGGGCAGTTGTCCATGGCCGTGAGTGTAGTTATGGAATTGGGGCTGGAAGGGATGTTTACCCTGGCAGGCCTGGCCAAAAAGGATGCGGACAAGGGCGAGAAAGCAGATAAGGTCTACCTGCCCGGGCGGTCCAATCCGTTGAATACGGCCCAGTCTGCCAAGGCGCTTTTTCTTCTAGAGCAGATTCGGGACGAGGCCCACAGATCTGCCATTACCTTCCAGCGCTCCCGCAGGGAAAAACGGGGAAAACTGTCCGTCCTTGACGGTATCGCCGGTATTGGACCTAAAAAAAAGAAGCTGCTGCTCACCACCTTTAAAGGTATTGATAATATCCGAAAACAGTCGCCGGAGACGCTTGCCTCGCTTCCCGGCATTACGCCGGCAATGGCAGAGAATTTGCTCCAGGTGTTGTCTGAACTGAAGTTTCCTGAAAATTAG
- a CDS encoding pyridoxine 5'-phosphate synthase, translating to MAELAVNVDHVATLRQARGAKHPEPVQAALAAETAGADAIVVHLREDRRHIQERDVRLISQTIKTRLILEMAATSEMLGIALDIKPETVTLVPEKREEITTEGGLDVITHMEHIRQAVITLKNAGIKVCIFIDPDLDQIKMAHKIDADSIEIHTGAFCDAKTSYDREREYTRIVDAAKIGVKLKLGVHAGHGICYQSIKEFKGLSEITEYSIGHAIISKAVMTGMDTAVRDMAQLIKEL from the coding sequence ATGGCTGAGTTAGCAGTAAATGTAGACCATGTGGCAACCCTGCGCCAGGCAAGAGGCGCCAAACACCCGGAACCGGTTCAAGCCGCCCTGGCCGCAGAAACCGCCGGGGCAGATGCCATTGTGGTACATCTGCGGGAAGACCGCCGCCACATCCAGGAACGCGATGTCCGGCTGATTTCCCAGACAATAAAAACCCGGTTGATACTTGAAATGGCAGCCACCAGTGAAATGCTGGGCATTGCCCTGGACATAAAACCCGAAACCGTCACCCTGGTACCTGAAAAAAGAGAGGAGATTACCACCGAAGGCGGACTTGATGTGATTACCCATATGGAACACATTCGCCAGGCCGTAATCACCCTGAAAAATGCCGGAATCAAGGTTTGCATTTTTATTGATCCTGATCTGGATCAGATCAAAATGGCCCACAAAATTGATGCCGATTCCATTGAAATTCATACCGGCGCATTCTGCGATGCCAAAACCTCGTATGACCGGGAAAGAGAATACACAAGGATTGTGGATGCGGCAAAAATCGGTGTCAAACTGAAGCTGGGCGTTCATGCCGGACACGGCATCTGTTACCAATCAATCAAAGAATTCAAGGGATTGTCTGAAATCACAGAATACAGCATCGGACATGCCATCATCTCAAAGGCTGTCATGACAGGTATGGACACGGCAGTCAGGGATATGGCGCAATTAATTAAAGAGCTGTGA
- a CDS encoding PhoH family protein produces the protein MKNLEFQNITLAQKLFGTHNTNLEKIARAFDVKINSRGGAISVSGAEKKADKVIDLVGQLYDLLEEKIRLTPAVVDAAINAVQQGGATPLKKIFTTTIVVTAKNKPITPRTPTQLTYTEAIKSNDILFGIGPAGTGKTYLAMAMAVAAFTKGDVKKIILTRPAVEAGEALGFLPGDLAEKINPYLRPLYDALYDMLDFEKARAYIEQETIEIAPIAFMRGRTLNDAFIILDEAQNTTSQQMKMFLTRIGYGSKAIITGDVTQTDLPGGKKSGLVEARKLLARIKGISFIEFSKEDVVRHRLVSDIIDAYEKSK, from the coding sequence ATGAAAAATCTTGAGTTTCAGAACATTACCCTTGCCCAGAAACTCTTTGGGACACACAATACCAACCTGGAAAAAATTGCCCGGGCCTTTGATGTTAAAATAAACTCAAGGGGGGGAGCAATTTCAGTCAGTGGTGCAGAAAAAAAAGCAGATAAGGTGATTGATCTGGTCGGCCAACTTTATGACCTTCTGGAAGAAAAAATACGATTGACACCTGCTGTTGTGGATGCCGCCATTAATGCGGTTCAACAGGGTGGGGCCACCCCCTTGAAAAAAATTTTTACCACCACAATAGTGGTAACGGCCAAGAACAAGCCGATTACACCCCGGACCCCAACCCAGCTGACATACACCGAGGCCATAAAATCCAATGACATCCTTTTCGGTATCGGCCCGGCCGGCACCGGAAAAACCTACCTTGCCATGGCCATGGCCGTTGCAGCGTTTACAAAAGGTGATGTAAAAAAAATCATTCTCACCCGTCCTGCGGTGGAAGCTGGAGAGGCATTGGGTTTTCTTCCGGGTGACCTGGCTGAAAAAATAAATCCATATTTACGGCCTCTGTATGATGCCCTTTATGATATGCTTGATTTTGAAAAAGCCAGAGCTTATATTGAGCAGGAAACGATTGAGATTGCACCCATTGCATTTATGAGGGGCAGAACCCTAAACGATGCATTTATCATTCTGGACGAGGCCCAGAACACCACCTCCCAACAGATGAAAATGTTTTTAACCCGAATTGGATATGGTTCAAAAGCCATTATTACAGGTGATGTTACCCAGACAGACCTGCCCGGAGGGAAAAAATCGGGGCTGGTGGAAGCCAGAAAGCTGCTTGCCCGGATAAAGGGGATCTCATTTATAGAATTCTCAAAGGAAGATGTTGTCAGGCACCGTCTGGTGTCCGACATCATAGACGCGTATGAAAAAAGCAAATAA
- a CDS encoding HAD family hydrolase, with amino-acid sequence MSAMFITDFDGTLLTDHRRIRGQDLDTLAGLRSAGVITVIATGRSLYSFRRALKHMGLDPEDLPLDYLIFSTGAGIMVWPGNQLIRSCSIPKDGVLEITACFDRFGFDYMIHKAIPDTSYFLFKSTSDCNFDFHRRMAMYANFATPLGMGTTIYDQSTEVLAIVPGGFSWETLDTLRCELSGFSVIPATSPLDHQSLWIEVFPAGVSKSASSQWLARHLGIRREMVTAVGNDYNDADLLHWAGQGFLMDNSPDVLKNKFLSSGSNNECGVSRAAKSAGFLR; translated from the coding sequence ATGTCAGCAATGTTTATCACCGATTTTGACGGCACCCTGCTCACGGATCACAGGCGTATCCGTGGCCAGGATCTGGATACCCTGGCCGGATTAAGGTCTGCCGGTGTCATTACGGTTATTGCCACAGGGCGCAGCCTTTATTCCTTCCGGCGCGCCCTTAAGCATATGGGGCTTGATCCGGAAGATTTGCCCCTGGATTATTTGATTTTTTCAACAGGTGCCGGCATCATGGTCTGGCCTGGGAATCAATTGATCCGTTCCTGTTCCATCCCTAAAGACGGAGTCTTGGAAATTACCGCCTGTTTTGATCGTTTTGGCTTTGATTATATGATCCACAAAGCCATTCCCGATACCTCATACTTTTTGTTTAAATCCACATCCGATTGTAATTTTGATTTTCACCGGCGGATGGCAATGTATGCGAATTTTGCTACGCCCCTTGGGATGGGAACCACGATTTATGACCAGTCCACTGAGGTACTTGCCATTGTGCCCGGTGGATTTTCCTGGGAGACGCTGGATACGCTTCGCTGTGAACTGTCCGGATTCAGCGTAATTCCTGCGACTTCTCCATTGGACCATCAATCTTTGTGGATAGAGGTGTTTCCTGCCGGGGTCAGCAAAAGTGCGTCGTCCCAATGGCTGGCCCGACATCTTGGTATTCGTCGGGAAATGGTGACCGCCGTGGGGAACGATTACAATGACGCAGACCTTTTGCACTGGGCCGGGCAGGGGTTCTTGATGGATAACAGCCCGGATGTCCTGAAAAATAAGTTTCTATCTTCGGGCTCTAACAATGAATGCGGTGTGAGCCGGGCGGCAAAGTCGGCAGGGTTTCTACGCTAA
- the ybeY gene encoding rRNA maturation RNase YbeY — translation MENLKILIDNHQEERLPTTPLHKKTEQILSALGCDNHEISIVITDDAQVRDLNRTYRGKDAPTNVLSFPMQEGEFSDITPGLLGDVVISLDTAQTEALSAGISTDERMSQLLIHGILHLIGFDHELGESQAREMEEKSLELLRLIEKNLDLTAF, via the coding sequence ATGGAAAACCTAAAGATACTGATAGACAACCACCAAGAGGAGAGGCTGCCAACAACGCCTCTGCACAAAAAGACCGAACAGATCTTAAGCGCCTTGGGTTGTGATAACCACGAAATCTCCATTGTGATTACGGATGATGCCCAGGTCAGGGATCTGAACCGGACATACCGGGGCAAAGACGCCCCCACCAATGTGCTTTCCTTTCCCATGCAGGAGGGAGAATTTTCAGATATTACCCCGGGACTTCTCGGAGATGTGGTGATCTCTCTTGATACGGCCCAGACCGAGGCACTATCCGCAGGAATTTCCACGGATGAACGGATGTCTCAATTATTGATACACGGCATTCTTCACTTGATTGGGTTTGACCATGAATTGGGTGAAAGCCAGGCCCGGGAAATGGAAGAAAAAAGTCTTGAACTTCTCCGGCTCATAGAAAAGAATCTCGATCTGACTGCATTCTGA
- a CDS encoding response regulator, translating into MGLDLFFREKEDVVITDLLMPVMDDLEVMHTIHESDPDQPRIVISGTGKKQDVIQALQMGAKDYISKPIIG; encoded by the coding sequence ATGGGCCTGGATCTATTTTTCCGGGAAAAAGAGGATGTGGTCATCACAGATCTGCTCATGCCTGTCATGGACGACCTGGAGGTCATGCACACCATCCATGAATCTGACCCGGATCAGCCCAGGATCGTGATTTCAGGCACCGGTAAAAAACAAGATGTCATCCAGGCCCTTCAGATGGGTGCCAAGGATTATATTTCCAAACCCATAATTGGCTGA
- a CDS encoding HD family phosphohydrolase: MKKANNQGWFKQVGQVLSSTPYLPPVMFLLVVTLFTLAQTFDHTTESYAYKIGDVAGRDIKAPKNFFIEDKATNLAKMNYAKTSTKTVYDFDADLLKNITTDIAAAMHFGQEMFQSQENALENSPPGSPAPAFSMALAFKPQFEKKLGIKISKGAFQILFNEKFSEEVTGYLTAIIGTILTNGVVSNKEILLAEEEKGIILKTIHSHEERVITDLKVFYGPDQAKTMVRVVGQPLLKNANYSLANLVVDICQRLLRPNITLNKNETEKRIREAQTHIKPTLYQIKAGEMIIREGERVDELKLVKLNALSEQVEDKDVIMTITGICMFTSLLLLVVYFLYLKDHPRLGRDMNKHMTFLVLGLLLYIGFTELAVYIAHASNPEMSGKIASRAIYMVVPLPAAAMITCIFLGFDIALYFSIVLCSLCTISFGCEFQVFLFFFLSSVTAAYWIKERKERHHFIVAGFKLALFNACLAIALGFFMPSQALPWGILLKQVTMAVGGGVFAAILTVGFTPLIEVLFNYTTAAKLLEFSNLDQPLIKKLMIEAPGTYNHSVIVATLAEAAASAIHADSLKAKVMAYYHDIGKLDKTMYFIENQSDGRNRHDKLSPSMSALILIGHVKKGVEMAKKYKLGNEIVEGIIQHHGTSLIKYFYNKSKNAGNENINEDDFRYPGPKPQTREAGIVMLADVVEAATRALERPTPSRIKGRVKELINDIFADGQLEECEMTLKDLHQIAKSFNNILTSIYHSRIEYTDKPQDKKQDKKNGKPKDTDRQPPRGEAANNASAQKDRTDLKRLGL; the protein is encoded by the coding sequence ATGAAAAAAGCAAATAACCAGGGATGGTTTAAGCAGGTCGGGCAAGTCCTGTCATCCACCCCGTATCTCCCGCCGGTGATGTTTCTTCTGGTAGTAACTCTGTTCACCCTGGCCCAGACCTTTGACCACACCACTGAATCATATGCATATAAAATAGGTGATGTGGCTGGCAGGGACATTAAAGCGCCCAAAAATTTTTTTATAGAAGACAAGGCCACCAACCTGGCCAAAATGAATTATGCCAAGACATCGACCAAAACGGTATATGATTTTGATGCCGACCTGTTGAAAAATATAACCACCGACATTGCAGCGGCCATGCATTTCGGACAAGAGATGTTCCAATCCCAGGAAAATGCACTGGAAAATAGCCCCCCCGGATCTCCGGCTCCCGCATTTTCCATGGCCCTGGCATTCAAGCCCCAATTTGAAAAAAAACTGGGCATAAAAATCTCCAAAGGTGCGTTCCAGATCCTGTTCAATGAAAAATTTTCCGAAGAGGTTACGGGATATCTTACCGCCATTATAGGTACTATTCTGACCAACGGCGTCGTAAGCAATAAAGAGATTCTTTTGGCCGAAGAAGAAAAAGGAATCATCCTTAAAACCATTCACTCCCACGAGGAACGCGTCATTACCGACCTCAAGGTGTTTTACGGACCAGACCAGGCCAAGACCATGGTAAGGGTTGTGGGCCAGCCTCTCCTGAAAAACGCCAACTACAGCTTGGCCAATCTGGTTGTGGATATCTGCCAGCGACTTTTACGGCCCAATATCACCTTGAATAAAAATGAAACGGAAAAGCGCATCCGGGAAGCCCAGACACACATCAAACCCACCCTTTACCAGATCAAGGCAGGCGAAATGATCATTCGGGAAGGGGAGCGGGTTGATGAACTCAAACTGGTCAAACTCAACGCCCTAAGCGAACAGGTCGAGGATAAAGATGTTATCATGACCATTACCGGCATCTGCATGTTTACCAGCCTTTTGCTTCTTGTGGTTTATTTTCTTTACCTCAAAGATCATCCAAGGCTTGGCCGGGATATGAATAAACACATGACCTTTCTTGTCCTGGGCCTTTTGCTTTATATCGGATTTACCGAGCTTGCCGTGTACATTGCCCACGCCTCAAATCCGGAAATGTCCGGTAAAATCGCCTCAAGAGCAATATATATGGTGGTTCCCTTGCCGGCTGCGGCCATGATCACCTGCATTTTCCTGGGGTTCGACATTGCCCTGTATTTTTCTATAGTGCTCTGCAGTTTATGTACCATCTCCTTTGGCTGCGAGTTCCAGGTCTTTTTGTTCTTTTTTCTGTCCAGTGTCACAGCGGCCTACTGGATCAAGGAAAGAAAAGAACGTCACCATTTCATTGTGGCAGGATTCAAACTGGCGTTGTTCAATGCATGCCTTGCCATTGCCCTTGGGTTTTTCATGCCCTCCCAGGCACTGCCATGGGGAATATTACTTAAACAGGTGACAATGGCCGTAGGCGGCGGTGTATTTGCGGCCATTCTTACCGTGGGATTCACACCGTTAATCGAAGTTCTGTTCAATTATACGACGGCTGCAAAACTACTGGAATTTTCAAATCTGGACCAGCCCCTGATCAAAAAATTAATGATCGAGGCTCCGGGCACATACAATCACAGTGTTATTGTAGCAACCCTTGCCGAAGCAGCCGCATCCGCCATCCATGCAGACAGTCTCAAGGCCAAGGTCATGGCATATTACCATGACATCGGCAAACTGGACAAAACCATGTATTTCATTGAAAATCAATCTGACGGGCGGAATCGCCATGACAAACTTTCCCCGTCCATGTCCGCATTGATTCTCATCGGCCATGTTAAAAAAGGCGTGGAAATGGCCAAAAAATACAAACTGGGCAATGAAATTGTGGAAGGCATTATCCAGCACCATGGTACATCCCTGATAAAATATTTTTATAACAAAAGCAAGAACGCCGGAAATGAAAACATTAATGAAGATGATTTCAGATACCCGGGTCCCAAACCCCAGACAAGGGAGGCGGGTATTGTCATGCTCGCAGATGTGGTAGAAGCTGCAACCCGGGCACTTGAGCGCCCTACCCCATCCAGAATCAAGGGCCGGGTAAAAGAGCTGATCAATGATATATTTGCCGACGGTCAGCTCGAAGAGTGCGAAATGACGCTGAAAGATCTGCACCAAATCGCCAAAAGTTTTAATAACATTTTAACCTCTATTTACCACAGCCGCATTGAGTACACTGACAAGCCCCAGGATAAAAAGCAGGACAAGAAGAATGGAAAACCTAAAGATACTGATAGACAACCACCAAGAGGAGAGGCTGCCAACAACGCCTCTGCACAAAAAGACCGAACAGATCTTAAGCGCCTTGGGTTGTGA
- a CDS encoding 30S ribosomal protein S1 yields the protein MNDRFEDDNTQNTDQGIDQGIDEMSFEQMLDAYDSKIGREFKPGDMVEGQIISIGENSVYLDTGTRSDGVIDKSELLDENGEFQYSVGDILKLYVVSLSESEVILSKAVSGAGMAAMIEDAYHGHAPVEGRVTGVVKGGFSVDVLGKRAFCPVSQIDVKYVETPEDYEGQTHHFLITRYEEKGRNIVVSRRELLNEQIREERTAFMKELAEGDTVQGKVIKLMSYGAFIELAPGVEGMAHISELSWSRVEKPEEVVRVDDVLPVKVLKIEKPLSDSPKISLSVKQTSGNPWDNIDTTFSTGDQVSGKVVRLTSFGAFVEIAPGIDGLVHISEMSHVKRVLRPEDEVSVGEIIQVMIKGIDMDSKRISLSIKDAAGDPWTGVLAKYPVGSVVEGILEKKEGFGLFIRVEPGITGLMPMSNLRQSANAGKIEALKPGDTVPVLVQEVDEDNRRMTLAPPDQKSLGNWKQFAKSAKSGSSFGSMESILRAALEKKK from the coding sequence ATGAACGATAGGTTTGAGGACGACAACACTCAGAATACTGACCAGGGCATTGACCAAGGCATCGATGAAATGAGCTTTGAACAGATGCTTGATGCCTATGATTCAAAAATCGGCCGGGAATTCAAGCCCGGGGATATGGTGGAAGGGCAGATCATTTCCATCGGAGAAAATTCAGTTTATTTGGACACGGGGACAAGGTCCGACGGTGTGATAGATAAGTCCGAGCTGCTGGATGAAAATGGTGAATTTCAGTATTCAGTGGGTGATATCCTCAAACTGTATGTGGTTTCCTTGAGCGAAAGCGAAGTGATTTTGTCCAAGGCGGTTTCCGGGGCCGGAATGGCTGCCATGATTGAGGATGCCTATCACGGGCATGCCCCTGTTGAAGGTCGGGTGACCGGCGTTGTCAAAGGCGGTTTCTCAGTAGATGTCCTGGGTAAAAGGGCGTTTTGTCCGGTGAGCCAGATTGATGTCAAATATGTGGAAACCCCCGAAGATTACGAGGGCCAGACTCACCATTTTCTGATTACCCGGTATGAGGAAAAAGGCCGGAATATTGTCGTCTCCCGCAGGGAGCTGCTCAACGAGCAGATCAGGGAAGAACGTACCGCATTCATGAAAGAATTGGCCGAAGGGGATACGGTCCAAGGCAAAGTGATTAAGCTGATGTCCTATGGCGCCTTTATTGAACTTGCCCCCGGCGTGGAAGGCATGGCCCATATTTCCGAATTGAGCTGGTCCAGGGTGGAAAAGCCCGAAGAAGTGGTGCGGGTGGATGATGTTCTGCCTGTCAAGGTTCTAAAGATTGAAAAACCACTTTCCGACTCCCCTAAAATTTCCCTGTCCGTTAAACAGACCTCGGGAAACCCCTGGGATAATATCGATACCACGTTTAGTACCGGAGACCAGGTCAGCGGTAAAGTGGTCCGGCTAACCTCTTTCGGGGCTTTTGTGGAGATTGCCCCGGGTATTGACGGTCTGGTCCATATATCTGAAATGAGCCATGTGAAAAGGGTGCTGCGTCCCGAGGACGAGGTTAGCGTCGGTGAGATTATTCAGGTGATGATCAAGGGCATTGACATGGACAGTAAGCGGATCTCTCTGAGCATAAAAGATGCGGCAGGCGATCCCTGGACCGGTGTTCTGGCAAAATATCCCGTGGGTAGTGTCGTAGAAGGCATCCTGGAGAAAAAGGAAGGCTTTGGGCTGTTCATCCGTGTGGAACCCGGCATTACAGGCCTGATGCCTATGTCAAACCTGCGCCAGTCCGCCAATGCCGGGAAAATTGAGGCACTGAAACCCGGGGATACTGTACCGGTCCTGGTTCAAGAGGTAGATGAGGATAACCGGCGTATGACCCTTGCCCCCCCGGATCAGAAATCTTTAGGCAACTGGAAGCAGTTTGCAAAAAGTGCCAAGAGTGGTTCTTCCTTCGGGTCTATGGAAAGCATCCTTCGCGCAGCACTGGAGAAAAAGAAATAG
- a CDS encoding IS701 family transposase, with product MFILRDLLLPLQAVFSNTVQGQKRKVWFVYTLLAVLVPFTSSITSNLLRALQTLFGLKLKSQRFYAFMASPTLPWKGLWHTMWGMIPSPAVKERILLVLDDSINPKSGKKIFGCAYFHNHASKSNQSSYPWSQCILAVGLLKKIKSRWACLPLDFRFYMMKKDIEAESATATRKGEVLHFEDKMAQAATMITDIRNYYKQPVLIVTDSWFGNNGLWSRLDRRNEGSFHLLSRMRTNIILYDFAPVATGTPKAGRPRKYGLRLGSVDDCAGRLKENSQSYRVFLYGKKREVLAYSQTVMLKTMKCRVRVVWVYRKTRYVALMTTDMRLSVEQIIEYYGARWKIESGFKEIKQEIGSSKSQVRNSEAVLNHLNFCMMSTTLTWIYADRLENAPDRRYKIRGRAGFAFSDVRRIIAEAALSSDFYSVCPVPAQTPQKSFVKILLRMVA from the coding sequence ATGTTTATATTACGTGATTTGCTATTACCTCTGCAAGCTGTATTTTCTAATACTGTTCAGGGACAGAAACGGAAGGTCTGGTTTGTATACACGCTATTGGCTGTGTTGGTTCCATTTACATCATCAATCACCTCTAACCTGTTACGTGCCCTGCAAACTCTATTTGGTTTAAAGCTGAAAAGTCAGCGCTTTTATGCCTTCATGGCAAGCCCAACATTACCATGGAAAGGACTATGGCATACGATGTGGGGAATGATTCCGTCACCAGCTGTAAAAGAACGAATTCTGCTAGTACTGGATGATTCCATAAACCCAAAGAGTGGAAAAAAAATTTTTGGTTGCGCATATTTTCACAACCATGCCTCAAAGTCTAACCAAAGTTCGTATCCATGGTCACAGTGTATTCTGGCAGTAGGATTATTGAAAAAAATAAAATCCAGATGGGCCTGCCTGCCTCTTGATTTTCGATTTTATATGATGAAAAAGGACATTGAGGCAGAATCTGCGACTGCCACACGGAAAGGAGAGGTTCTTCATTTTGAAGACAAAATGGCACAGGCGGCCACAATGATAACGGATATTCGAAATTACTATAAGCAACCGGTGTTGATTGTGACAGATAGCTGGTTTGGCAACAATGGCCTCTGGTCCAGGTTGGATCGTAGAAATGAAGGCTCTTTCCACCTGCTTTCTCGTATGCGAACAAATATTATTCTGTATGATTTTGCACCTGTCGCTACAGGAACACCTAAGGCTGGCCGTCCACGAAAGTATGGCCTACGTTTGGGTTCTGTGGATGATTGTGCAGGGAGGTTGAAGGAGAACTCCCAGAGTTATAGGGTTTTTCTCTACGGCAAAAAAAGGGAAGTGCTGGCGTATTCACAAACCGTTATGCTGAAGACGATGAAGTGTAGGGTGCGGGTTGTCTGGGTTTATCGAAAAACACGGTACGTTGCCCTCATGACCACAGATATGAGGCTTTCGGTTGAGCAAATTATAGAATATTATGGCGCGCGCTGGAAAATTGAATCAGGATTTAAAGAAATTAAGCAGGAGATTGGCAGTTCAAAATCACAAGTTCGGAATTCGGAAGCCGTACTGAATCACCTTAACTTCTGCATGATGTCCACAACGCTGACATGGATCTATGCTGACCGGTTGGAAAATGCACCCGATCGAAGATATAAAATTCGGGGACGAGCCGGATTTGCATTTTCTGATGTGCGGCGGATAATTGCGGAGGCGGCATTGAGTTCTGATTTTTATAGTGTTTGCCCTGTGCCAGCGCAAACCCCACAAAAATCTTTCGTCAAAATCCTGCTACGCATGGTTGCATAG
- a CDS encoding TrmO family methyltransferase domain-containing protein has translation MNIKKEKDINIKSKTDKINDCSECNASCNREDLFSIDDRLVCRKCLFGETLPVTIYPIGTINNNFERDETPFGRKGSGAVSKIELLPSQKRFMLGLEQEPMITIVYYLHKSRSVKTCFKRGIDGKQVGVFASRTPDRLSRIGIQDVTLLDIKGTTLFVKGLDAVNGTPVLDIKLKIKTAQP, from the coding sequence ATGAATATTAAAAAGGAAAAAGATATCAATATCAAATCAAAAACCGATAAGATAAACGACTGTTCTGAGTGCAATGCTAGCTGCAACCGTGAAGATCTATTTAGCATCGACGACCGGCTGGTGTGCCGGAAATGTCTTTTTGGGGAAACGTTACCTGTCACGATCTACCCTATTGGAACTATAAACAACAATTTTGAAAGGGATGAAACACCATTTGGAAGAAAAGGCAGTGGCGCGGTTTCTAAAATTGAGCTGTTACCGTCCCAAAAGCGTTTTATGTTGGGGCTTGAACAGGAACCTATGATCACAATTGTTTACTATCTGCATAAATCCCGTTCGGTTAAGACATGCTTTAAGCGGGGTATTGACGGCAAACAGGTCGGGGTATTTGCCTCCCGGACCCCGGACAGACTGTCAAGGATCGGAATACAGGATGTAACGCTTTTGGATATCAAGGGTACGACGTTGTTTGTTAAAGGGCTGGATGCGGTCAATGGGACGCCGGTTCTGGATATAAAATTAAAAATTAAAACAGCCCAGCCATGA